The window CCAGCGCCGGGCCTCCGGCAACTCCTCGACCGGCAGAACCGCCGACGTGATCACCCCGGCGGCCGGGCTCTCCCACTCGGCGAGGTCGACGATCTCCCCGGCCGGGTCGACGAGCGCGACACTGACGGCCTGCCCGGCCGGCGAGCCGAACCGGTGACGCAACGGCCCGGACTCGTTGACGGCGAGGACACCACCGATCGTGGCGCCGGGTGACGGCGGGTCGAGGACGAGACGCCGGCCGTGTCGGGCGAGGGCGGACTGCACCGCATTGACCGGCGTGCCGGCCGCGACGATCGCGGACGAGCCGTCGTGATCCCACATGCCGTGGAGACGAACCGTGTCGATGATGATGTCGAGGCGCTCCGGCCTCGTACCCCAATCGATTTTGCTGCCTGAACCTCGCGCCCGAACGCCGAGGCCGCGCTCCGCGGCGAGGCGCAGCAACCGGGAGACGGCCTGTGAGGTGGCCGGTGCGGCGACGTAGTCGGCGTGGCGACCGGCGACCCGATCGTCACCGCGCGCGACGCGTGCAGCGCCGGGGCCGCAGATCTCCACGAGCTCGGCGAGAAGGGAACCGCTCACTCCGATGCCTCCCCACAGCGAAGATCGTCCACTCTGGCACATCGTACACATGTTCGAATGACCGAGGTTCGTGTGTCCGGGAAATCCGGGCGGTAACGTGTTTCCGGTGACGATTGAAGGCCCACCCACCGCTCGCCAGGCGCCGACCGAGCGCACCTTCCACGGCGACACGGTCGTCGACGAGTTCGCCTGGCTGATGGCCAAGGAGGACCCGGCGACCATCGCTCACCTGGAGGCGGAGAACGCCTGGACAGAGCAGGCGACCGCGCACCTGGCCGGTCTCCGGGAGACAGTCTTCCAGGAGATCAAGGGCCGCACACAGGAGACCGACCTGTCGGTTCCGAGCCGTAAGGGCGGGTTCTGGTATTACACCCGCACCGAGGAGGGCAAGCAGTACGGGATCTCCTGTCGGGTGCCGGTGCGCCCGGGCGAGACGGCCCCGCCGATGGACGCCGAGAAACCCGGTGAGGAGATCCTTCTCGACGGCAACGAGCTGGCCGAGGGTAAGGACTTCTTCGCGCTCGGCACCTTCGACGTGAGCCCGGACGGCAACTGGCTGGCCTACTCGACCGACTTCGACGGCGACGAGCGCTTCACCCTGCGGGTGAAGAATCTGGTGACCGGCGAGGTCCTGGCCGACGAGGTGACCGACGTCTTCTACGGCAGCGCCTGGTCGGCCGACGGGAGC of the Actinoplanes sichuanensis genome contains:
- a CDS encoding FAD-binding oxidoreductase, whose amino-acid sequence is MSGSLLAELVEICGPGAARVARGDDRVAGRHADYVAAPATSQAVSRLLRLAAERGLGVRARGSGSKIDWGTRPERLDIIIDTVRLHGMWDHDGSSAIVAAGTPVNAVQSALARHGRRLVLDPPSPGATIGGVLAVNESGPLRHRFGSPAGQAVSVALVDPAGEIVDLAEWESPAAGVITSAVLPVEELPEARRWVVRQVSTPTEVNELATRIVAQEFALSAVEVDLPAVGAGSFAMLLEGSAGFVAAGAGRLAREMGASAVIRAEAPEWWGSYPFRPSDVALRLRVRSRDLHAVGFVLRDAVGSAVAVRGSVGAGVVHAVLPRGLSPARIGDIVAGLEQVLMARRGRAVIVTAPPDLADRIPMATPDDLF